Proteins encoded by one window of Micromonospora coxensis:
- a CDS encoding amidohydrolase family protein, which yields MGAPVVDVHTHVVPKGWPDLAAACGGSGWPWLRVDSERAAMIMVGESEFRPVGAQCWDADTRLADMAADGVDVQVVSPTPVFFGYDRPADQAVKVARIFNDLTLEVTAAGGGRLVPFCQVPLQDPDAACAELDRCLAAGHAGVEIGNHVGDRDLDDAGIVQFLTHCAQVGAPVFVHPWDMPGGPRLDRWMARWLTGMPAETHLSVLAMILGGVFDRVPETLRICFAHGGGSFPFWVGRADNAWHRRGDLVRGLSAAPPSSYLDRFCVDSVVFEPAALRLLVDTMGVDRVLLGSDYPYPLGERPVGRVVHRADFLTDAQRGQLLGGNALRFLGKDGI from the coding sequence ATGGGCGCACCGGTGGTGGACGTGCACACGCACGTCGTACCGAAGGGGTGGCCGGACCTCGCCGCGGCGTGCGGCGGGTCCGGCTGGCCCTGGTTGCGGGTGGACTCCGAGCGCGCCGCCATGATCATGGTGGGGGAGTCGGAGTTCCGCCCGGTCGGCGCGCAGTGCTGGGACGCCGACACCCGGCTCGCCGACATGGCCGCCGACGGCGTCGACGTGCAGGTGGTCTCGCCCACCCCGGTCTTCTTCGGCTACGACCGCCCCGCCGACCAGGCGGTCAAGGTGGCCCGGATCTTCAACGACCTCACCCTGGAGGTCACCGCGGCGGGTGGCGGGCGGCTGGTGCCGTTCTGCCAGGTGCCCCTGCAGGACCCGGACGCGGCCTGCGCCGAGCTGGACCGCTGCCTGGCGGCGGGGCACGCGGGCGTGGAGATCGGCAACCACGTCGGCGACCGCGACCTGGACGACGCCGGCATCGTGCAGTTCCTGACCCACTGCGCGCAGGTGGGGGCGCCGGTCTTCGTGCACCCGTGGGACATGCCGGGCGGGCCCCGGCTGGACCGCTGGATGGCCCGTTGGCTGACCGGCATGCCCGCCGAGACGCACCTGTCGGTGCTGGCGATGATCCTCGGTGGCGTCTTCGACCGGGTGCCGGAGACGCTGCGGATCTGCTTCGCGCACGGCGGGGGCAGCTTCCCGTTCTGGGTGGGGCGGGCCGACAACGCCTGGCACCGCCGCGGTGACCTGGTACGCGGTCTCTCCGCCGCGCCGCCCAGCTCCTATCTGGACCGGTTCTGCGTCGACTCGGTGGTCTTCGAGCCGGCCGCGCTGCGGCTGCTGGTCGACACGATGGGCGTCGACCGGGTGCTGCTCGGCAGCGACTACCCGTACCCGCTGGGGGAGCGGCCGGTGGGCCGGGTGGTGCACCGGGCGGACTTCCTCACCGACGCGCAGCGCGGTCAGCTGCTCGGCGGCAACGCGCTGCGCTTCCTCGGCAAGGACGGTATATAA
- a CDS encoding 3-hydroxyanthranilate 3,4-dioxygenase — protein MSEIAEPFSFPGWIAENQHLLKPPVGNREMFPGSDDFIVMVVGGPNQRTDFHVDPYEEFFYQVKGNMHINLMTPEGPRTVHVREGQMWMLPRNTPHSPQRPEAGSIGVVVERVREEGTLEKFQWYCPECGHQVHEVELQVRDIAADLPPVFQAFYADEKARTCDACGALHPGKG, from the coding sequence GTGAGTGAGATCGCGGAGCCGTTCAGCTTTCCCGGGTGGATCGCGGAGAACCAGCACCTGCTCAAGCCGCCGGTGGGCAACCGGGAGATGTTCCCGGGCTCGGACGACTTCATCGTGATGGTGGTCGGCGGGCCCAACCAGCGCACCGACTTCCACGTCGACCCGTACGAGGAGTTCTTCTACCAGGTCAAGGGCAACATGCACATCAACCTGATGACCCCGGAGGGGCCGCGTACGGTGCACGTGCGCGAGGGTCAGATGTGGATGCTGCCGCGCAACACGCCGCACTCGCCGCAGCGGCCGGAGGCCGGCTCGATCGGCGTGGTGGTCGAGCGGGTCCGCGAGGAGGGCACGCTGGAGAAGTTCCAGTGGTACTGCCCGGAGTGCGGGCACCAGGTGCACGAGGTGGAGTTGCAGGTCCGCGACATCGCCGCCGACCTGCCGCCGGTGTTCCAGGCGTTCTACGCCGACGAGAAGGCCCGCACCTGCGACGCCTGCGGCGCGTTGCACCCGGGCAAGGGCTGA